The Mytilus galloprovincialis chromosome 4, xbMytGall1.hap1.1, whole genome shotgun sequence genome contains a region encoding:
- the LOC143072837 gene encoding retinol dehydrogenase 11-like codes for MDYSMWIVTISTVLLVVYIIVQLLKGKCNSTASLEGKTIIVTGANTGIGYETALSFARRNGRVILACRSRERAEAACKTIKETSGNQNVFVKIIDLSIMASVRKFAEDFTEEEKRLDILVNNAAVSGMKKTMTEEGLEYSYATNYLGPFLLTNLLLDLMKKTPNSRIVNVSSIVNMFGNVSFDTLNGEKYSIAGTYYDTKLLNIMFTKELARKLQGTSVTTSCLHPGSVRTELLRNIPVFVRVPFQIMGLLFFKTCEEGAQTTIYCAISEDLQGVSGHYYMDCKDYENTIWISKQAYDEGLCKKIWEVSERLTESK; via the exons ATGGATTATTCCATGTGGATTGTGACCATAAGTACAGTATTACTTGTGGTATATATTATTGTCCAGCTACTGAAGGGTAAATGCAACAGTACAGCATCACTAGAAGGGAAAACAATAATTGTAACTGGAGCTAACACAG GTATAGGATATGAAACAGCCCTAAGTTTTGCCAGACGTAATGGACGTGTGATTCTTGCATGTAGAAGCAGAGAAAGGGCAGAGGCAGCttgtaaaacaattaaagaaaCCTCAGGAAACCAAAATGTATTTGTGAAGATTATAGATCTCAGTATAATGGCATCTGTAAGAAAGTTTGCTGAAGATTTTACAGAAGAAGAGAAAAGATTGGATATTCTGGTAAACAATGCAGCAGTTTCAG gCATGAAGAAAACCATGACAGAAGAAGGTTTGGAATATAGTTATGCAACTAACTATCTTGGGCCATTCTTATTGACTAACTTGTTATTAG ATTTGATGAAAAAGACTCCAAACAGCAGAATAGTGAATGTTTCATCTATAGTGAATATGTTTGGGAATGTCAGCTTTGATACCTTGAATGGTGAAAAGTACAGCATTGCTGGGACATACTACGATACCAAGTTGTTAAATATAATGTTTACCAAAGAGCTAGCAAGAAAATTACAGGGAACTA GTGTGACAACATCTTGTCTCCATCCTGGGTCAGTTAGAACAGAACTTCTTAGAAATATTCCTGTGTTTGTAAGAGTACCATTTCAAATAATGGGACTCCTGTTTTTCAAG ACTTGTGAGGAAGGTGCCCAGACTACTATATACTGTGCCATCAGTGAGGATCTACAGGGGGTGTCAGGACATTATTATATGGATTGTAAAGACTATGAAAACACTATTTGGATAAGTAAACAAGCTTATGATGAAGGTTTATGTAAAAAGATTTGGGAAGTCTCTGAGAGATTAACTGAATCAAAATGA